The nucleotide sequence CGGCGGATCTGCTCTTACCGAGCCCGAAAGCAATATCTTCCTGCGAAAGTCCGAATTCATCACAGAGTCTTTTGTATGCAATCGCCGCATCGACAGGGCTTATGTCTTCACGCTGGATATTTTCAATGAGAGCGACTTCCAAACTCTGTTCATTTGTCATTTCCCTGACTACTGCCGGTATTCGTGCCAGTCCGGCGGCAGTTGCGGCACGCAATCGTCTCTCACCTGCCACAAGCTCGTATTCACTCTCGCCCTTTGTCCTTACAACGATGGGCTGAAGGACGCCATGGACGCGAACAGAGTTGACGAGATCCTGGAACTTTTCATCATTCATTGCCTCGCGCGGCTGGTATGGGTTAAAAGTGATTCGCGCGATCTCAATTTCATTGCCGGGTTTTCGTTCTTCCCTTTCAGCTCCGGGAATCAGCGCTCCAAGCCCTTTACCGAGACTCTTCTTCTCCAAATTCGATTACCTCCGCCGCAAACTTGATATAGGCCTCTGCGCCTCTTGATTTGGGATCATAACTGATTATCGGCTTTCCATGACTTGGAGCCTCACTCAATCTTACGTTTCTTGGAACCACAACAGAAGAAACTTTGTCGCCAAAGAAACGTCTGACTTCATCAACCACCTGCATCGACAAGTTTGTTCTGTAGTCAAACATAGTCAACAGGACCTTTGCAATCTCCAAATGCGGATTCAGGTGCTGCCTCACAAGCTCGATGGTTCTCAATAACTGGCTTAAGCCTTCAAGCGCATAATACTCGCATTGTATGGGCAGCACTACATATCCCGCTGCTGCGAGGACATTTACGGTAAGCAGTCCCAAAGACGGCGGACAGTCGATAATGATGAAATCATAATTGTCTTGAATCCGCGCTAATGACTGCTTCAGTTTTGTCTCGCGTGACATAGTCGACATTAACTCAATGTCCGCCCCAGCGAGGTCAAGGCGCGCCGGCACCAGGTCAAGTCCTTTGGTATCCGTCTTAACAATCACGTTCTCTATCGGTTCTTCATTAATTAGTACATCATATATACATTTATTCAATTCCGACTTGATTACGCCAACGCCACTTGAGGCGTTGCCCTGAGGGTCGGTATCTACCAACAGTACCCGTTTACCGGCAACACCCAGACATGCCGCAAGATTCACAGAAGTGGTGGTCTTGCCTACTCCGCCTTTTTGATTTACAACAGCTAATATCTTTACCATTATCCCCGCCTGCAATTCATTCATCCATGAGTTAGCCATCCATGCTCCTATCTCCTCCGAGCAGGGCTAAATCACTTGTATCCAATGCCTATGCGCAAATCCTATCCTGGGGGCCAGCCCAATTTTCTTCCGCCAAGCAAGTGAAAATGCACATGCCAGACAGATTGCCCGGCTCCCTCATTGCAATTAGTAACGACCCGATAGCCTTCATCGGCGATACCGCGTTCGGCTGCAATTTTATTTGCGACAACCAAAATGTGCCCCATAAGGCATGCGTCCTCACCGTCCGAAACATCGGATATTCGCGCGATGTGCTTTTTGGGGATCACCAATACGTGGACAGGAGCCTGAGGATTGAGGTCGTCAAAGGCAACTACAAGTTCATCCTCGTAGACAAGCTTGCCGATTTCCTTATTTGCAATTTTGCAGAAAATGCAGTCATTCATTGTGGGCCCTCCTTTACAAATCAGATATTAATATTGGAAGTGAAAATGTGTTGGCAATCAGTAGCGAACAAGCCCTCTTGCACACCCGTCATTGTCAACACCGACAATCTCTATACCGGCAATACTGCCTCTTAGAGCAAGATCGCATTCAAAAACGACACTCAGATAATTGTCCGCATACCCTGTTAGCTGCACGCCGGATTTTCCTGAAGCCTTGGAACCCTTTCCCGACGCCGTCTCAACGAGCACCTCTAGGGTCTTGCCGATGTGAGACGTAGCAAATCTCATCATAGCATCATTTCCAAGCTTCGACAGTTTTTCAGCTCGGACCCTTTTTGTTTCAGCGTCGACCTGGCCTGTCATATCAGCGGCCTTTGTCCTGGGCCTGGGCGAGTATCTGAATACATGGAGCCGCGAGAAGTCCACTCTCTCGATCATGGCGCATGTATTTGCAAACTCTCTGTCGGTCTCGCCCGGAAATCCGACGATAACATCAGTAGTAATCCCGATACCGTCGATTCTCTCCCTTACTCGACTGATTATTCTATCATACTCCTTGGCGTCGTAAGGACGGTTCATGCGCGCCAAAACATCACTGTCTCCACTCTGAAGCGGTATATGCAGATGCCGGCAGACCTTGGGATCGTTCATAACATCGAGCAGATGATCGCTCACTTCCCACGGCTCTATCGAGCTGAGCCTGATTCTCATTATACCGTCTATCTCTGCAGCTTTCGTTATCAGTTCGGGCAGGCGCATATCACCATCTTCATATGAGCCGAGCCTGATACCCGCCAGCACGATCTCCTGGTATCCGAAATCCGCTAATGACCTCAGTTCATCCAAAATATTAGGCACCAGCCTGGACTTCCTGCCTGCTCTTGCATATGGGATCACGCAGTATGCGCAGAACTGATCGCACCCATCCTGGACTTTAACCACCGCGCGCGTTCGTGTTCGAGGACGTGGTTGCATACCGGATGCTGTGTGTCGCAAGTCAGAAATACCAAAGTGAGCTGCCAGCCGTTCGGCTATTGCATCCTTTTCATCATGCGCAACGACCAAACCGACACCCTCGAAAGATCGAATTTGAGCTGGCTCGATATCAGCATAGCAACCTGTGACCACAATAAATGCATCGGGGTTTAACCTCAGAGCCTTGCGCACAGCAGCGCGCGACTTCGAGTCGGCCACGGCTGTTACGCTGCAAGTATTTATGAGATAGGCATCAGCGTATGATGAGAAAGGCACACTCTTACAACCAGCCTTCTCCATCGATTCGCGGATCTTCTCTGTCTCGTATTGGTTGACCTTGCAGCCAAGTGTATGGTAAGCGATTGTCGGCATATCTCGTCCATGGTACCATCTGCCAGGACACAGGTCAATTGAAAACGCCATTCTGAGGGTATACGACTTTACAATCCAATCCAAACACGCTAGAATAACTTAATATAGAATATAGGCGCGGGGAAGAGTAGACGGCAGGAGTCTATAGAGAGGAAGCGTTCGGTGTAAGCTTCCGGCAAGTGCCGCTCGAATGTCGCCTCGCATGCCGCGGGAAGAACGGATTAACTCTTAGTAGAACCCGCCGGGTATGCCCGTTACAGCCGCATGAGCTTTGCTCAGTTTAACTTGAGCAGAGGAATCAAGGTGGTACCACGAGTCCTGTCGTCCTTGAAAAGGGATGGCGGGGCTTTTTGTTTGTTCAGAGGTGATCTGATGGTCGATGAAAAGTTGGACTATTATGAAGCCAAGTCATGGTTTTGGACACGCACATTCGTTTGGGTGGTGCCCGCCTTTATCATTACAGCAATTGGCCAGTATTTCTTTTGGCGTTACAACGCACTGATCGGGTCCGCGTCGCTGAAATTGTGGAGCTCGATTTTAGGAGGGGTAGCATCTGTCCTTATCGGCTTACTGGGAGCCACACTCTCACTGGAGTTTGTGTGGATGCGTCTGGGTCAGCGTTATGGCTATGTCATAAACGGGCCGGTATGCGCGATAATGTCCGGCATTGCGGCTTTTCTGCTGTGCGGAGCAATTCTTAGCATAATGCAAAACGATCCGTATAACCCGATGTCTCAGGCTGAGGTTCAGACTACATATATGCTGATGCAGTTCGGTATCGGCGCATCGATGTTCTGGGGACTTATCTTCGGCAGTTGGTTTGCCATGAGGCGAGACAAGTATTTTATTGAGCAAATATGATTTCCATCACGAAAACACGAAAGGGAAGAAACACGAAAAGAAAATTTCGCGGTTTCGTATTTTCGTGCTTTCGCGATAAGTTTATCCCTCCAGGTATCCTGCCTGTAGAGAAACCATAGGAGCTTCGTTCGGGCTGGATATCCGATCCGGCCCGCAAGAGAATGTTGCGATTTAAATCGCATAATTATGTGCGGTCGCGATAAGATATCGCGCCCGATCATGTGTCGAGCGGCGACGGTTTTGGGCTTTGGGCTATCTACTCTCCGCTCTCAGCTTTTTAAGGAGTCTATAAATGAGCGACAATTCAAAACAAGCGGCAGAGCTGCCGAAAGTATACGACCCGACCAATGTCGAGAATAAGTGGTATAAGTTCTGGCTGGATAAAAACTATTTCCACCCCCAGCCGGACGAGAGCAAGTCCAAATACAGCATTACAATCCCACCGCCCAATGTTACGGGTTCGCTGCACATAGGCCATGCGCTTTGCTACAGCATCCAGGATGTCCTGATCAGGTGGAAGAGGATGCAGGGTTTTAACACTCTCTGCCTGCCCGGGACCGACCATGCCGGTATCGGCACACAGAACAAAGTCGAGCAGGCGCTTGCAAAAGAGGGCCTTACCCGCCATGACCTGGGCCGGGAGAAGTTCCTTGAGAGGGTGTGGGCCTGGAAGAAAGAATACGGCGGACAGATTATTCACCAGTTCAAAACGATGGGGTTCTCCTTCGACTGGGAGCGCGAGCGTTTTACGATGGACGCCGGATACACCGACGCCGTTCTGGAATCGTTCATTCGGCTCTTTGATAAGGGTTACATATACCGCGGCGCGCGAGTCATCAACTGGTGCCCGCGCTGCCGCACTGCAATATCGGATATCGAGGTCGAATACGTGGAGCAGCGCAGCCATCTCTGGCATTTGCGCTACCCGCTGGAGGATGGCTCGGGATATATAATCGTGGCGACCACCAGGCCCGAGACCATGCTCGGTGATACAGCCGTTGCTGTAAGCCCTGGCGACAAACGATATGAAGCGATGGTAGGCAAGAACG is from Armatimonadota bacterium and encodes:
- a CDS encoding AAA family ATPase — protein: MVKILAVVNQKGGVGKTTTSVNLAACLGVAGKRVLLVDTDPQGNASSGVGVIKSELNKCIYDVLINEEPIENVIVKTDTKGLDLVPARLDLAGADIELMSTMSRETKLKQSLARIQDNYDFIIIDCPPSLGLLTVNVLAAAGYVVLPIQCEYYALEGLSQLLRTIELVRQHLNPHLEIAKVLLTMFDYRTNLSMQVVDEVRRFFGDKVSSVVVPRNVRLSEAPSHGKPIISYDPKSRGAEAYIKFAAEVIEFGEEESR
- a CDS encoding ParB/RepB/Spo0J family partition protein, which gives rise to MEKKSLGKGLGALIPGAEREERKPGNEIEIARITFNPYQPREAMNDEKFQDLVNSVRVHGVLQPIVVRTKGESEYELVAGERRLRAATAAGLARIPAVVREMTNEQSLEVALIENIQREDISPVDAAIAYKRLCDEFGLSQEDIAFGLGKSRSAVANTMRLMNLPEQVRNHLKGGKITEGHARAILSIEGEDDQIECAQRIVEAGLTVREAERLAREWSKAKSSKSIRQNVSRETSVSAKDPNAAEIESRLREAFGTKVNIVRNKDRGRIEIEFYTDDDLERILLLLCNA
- the mtaB gene encoding tRNA (N(6)-L-threonylcarbamoyladenosine(37)-C(2))-methylthiotransferase MtaB; translated protein: MPTIAYHTLGCKVNQYETEKIRESMEKAGCKSVPFSSYADAYLINTCSVTAVADSKSRAAVRKALRLNPDAFIVVTGCYADIEPAQIRSFEGVGLVVAHDEKDAIAERLAAHFGISDLRHTASGMQPRPRTRTRAVVKVQDGCDQFCAYCVIPYARAGRKSRLVPNILDELRSLADFGYQEIVLAGIRLGSYEDGDMRLPELITKAAEIDGIMRIRLSSIEPWEVSDHLLDVMNDPKVCRHLHIPLQSGDSDVLARMNRPYDAKEYDRIISRVRERIDGIGITTDVIVGFPGETDREFANTCAMIERVDFSRLHVFRYSPRPRTKAADMTGQVDAETKRVRAEKLSKLGNDAMMRFATSHIGKTLEVLVETASGKGSKASGKSGVQLTGYADNYLSVVFECDLALRGSIAGIEIVGVDNDGCARGLVRY
- a CDS encoding histidine triad nucleotide-binding protein produces the protein MNDCIFCKIANKEIGKLVYEDELVVAFDDLNPQAPVHVLVIPKKHIARISDVSDGEDACLMGHILVVANKIAAERGIADEGYRVVTNCNEGAGQSVWHVHFHLLGGRKLGWPPG